From the genome of Psychrilyobacter atlanticus DSM 19335, one region includes:
- a CDS encoding carbohydrate ABC transporter permease: MKSKQNSRILLYIVGVLTSILFISPFYILIVNAFKTKRELFGSTLTLPKEWMLDNFKVALNKLSFLWIGKNFSMEGFFGSALFNSMFITITSTILIIIFSSMAAWILVRTKSKVSNIVFYMFIAAMLVPFQAVMLPLVAFMGRLGLQNRLGIIFMYLGFGSSFSIFLYHGFIKSIPVSLEEAARIDGCGPWKVFWKIIFPTLKPIHVTVAILNTIWIWNDFLLPQLMINKKGTQTIPLKMYLFFGGYSKQWHLAMAGLLIAVIPIIIFYFFAQKHIIEGVTAGSEK; this comes from the coding sequence ATGAAAAGTAAACAAAATTCAAGGATATTATTATATATCGTAGGAGTTCTGACATCTATTTTATTTATATCGCCATTTTATATATTGATAGTCAATGCTTTTAAAACTAAGAGGGAGCTTTTTGGAAGTACTCTAACTCTTCCTAAGGAATGGATGCTGGATAACTTTAAAGTGGCTTTAAATAAACTATCGTTTTTATGGATTGGAAAAAACTTCAGTATGGAAGGTTTTTTTGGATCGGCATTATTTAATTCGATGTTTATAACGATTACCAGTACAATTTTAATTATCATATTCTCTTCCATGGCTGCTTGGATTTTAGTGCGAACGAAATCAAAGGTGAGTAATATTGTGTTTTATATGTTTATTGCAGCGATGCTGGTACCGTTTCAAGCTGTGATGCTTCCCTTGGTAGCTTTTATGGGCAGGTTGGGATTACAAAATAGATTGGGAATTATATTTATGTATCTAGGGTTTGGATCAAGTTTTTCTATATTTCTATATCATGGATTTATAAAGAGTATTCCTGTATCACTAGAGGAAGCAGCAAGAATTGATGGATGCGGGCCTTGGAAGGTATTTTGGAAGATTATATTTCCTACGTTGAAACCAATTCATGTGACTGTAGCTATTTTAAATACAATTTGGATTTGGAACGACTTCTTATTACCCCAACTGATGATAAATAAGAAAGGAACCCAGACTATTCCGTTGAAGATGTATCTTTTCTTTGGAGGGTATTCAAAACAATGGCATCTTGCTATGGCAGGATTATTAATCGCTGTAATACCTATAATAATATTTTATTTCTTTGCACAAAAACATATTATAGAGGGAGTAACAGCAGGATCTGAAAAATAA
- a CDS encoding MarR family winged helix-turn-helix transcriptional regulator has translation MRWLKLEEKEIIVDILTVANAISRAGKELLNDVLEKYNISFVEYYMLRHLEKNPGETQYNLLKYTMLTKSRANQIVSKLEKMGYLEKKTEMVGSLLKKPLYLTESGKKIVVEGVDDIYENTIKNLSEEEKFKYELYRSKMVEILMNMRLTLGTMTPEYLKK, from the coding sequence GTGAGGTGGCTGAAATTGGAAGAAAAAGAGATAATAGTAGATATTTTAACAGTAGCAAATGCTATTTCAAGGGCTGGAAAAGAGTTGTTAAATGATGTTTTGGAAAAGTATAATATAAGTTTTGTAGAATATTATATGCTGCGTCATTTAGAAAAAAATCCGGGAGAAACCCAGTATAACCTTTTAAAATATACAATGCTAACTAAATCTAGAGCTAATCAAATAGTCAGTAAGTTAGAGAAAATGGGATATCTGGAGAAGAAAACAGAGATGGTAGGATCGCTTTTAAAAAAGCCATTATACTTAACAGAATCAGGTAAAAAAATAGTGGTAGAAGGGGTAGATGATATCTATGAGAACACTATAAAAAACCTGAGCGAGGAAGAGAAGTTTAAATATGAACTATACAGGAGTAAGATGGTTGAAATATTGATGAATATGAGACTTACTTTAGGGACGATGACACCAGAATATTTGAAAAAATAG
- a CDS encoding FomA family porin-like outer membrane protein has product MNKRRIALLAGLMTMGMVSFAMEEGNAEVLKTQEQKELSIFNINDRVRFDENRLEVNGNLHLDENNRLEMRVRNYTGVGSDANSSRSSGKETSDRTEVRLRLHTQTSVENMEIRTEVKTNTYENSGSKQLFRVQPTWHLFTDVDGLDSLVRAGVGMEHSGDAHGEDYMITTSFENYYTINDYFAIEGNVYYDYTFGGDGATDGQYHNVEIEAYAYANYPLYQNDDMKVEALFEGGLDPYGFGNRHFDDLNDVNKDNNKNGEDYYVVYLEPSVKVTKHLNETNNVYLQGGYYIEKNEENTSSNYDDTAFVRVGFTSKF; this is encoded by the coding sequence ATGAATAAGAGAAGAATAGCATTATTAGCCGGACTAATGACAATGGGAATGGTATCATTTGCAATGGAGGAAGGAAATGCAGAGGTGTTAAAGACTCAGGAGCAAAAAGAGTTAAGTATTTTCAATATTAATGACAGGGTAAGATTTGATGAAAATAGATTAGAAGTAAATGGTAATTTACATTTGGATGAAAATAATAGACTAGAGATGAGGGTTAGAAACTATACTGGTGTAGGATCTGATGCAAACAGCTCAAGATCTAGTGGAAAGGAAACATCAGATAGAACAGAAGTAAGATTAAGATTACATACACAAACATCTGTAGAAAACATGGAAATAAGAACAGAAGTTAAAACAAATACATACGAGAATAGTGGAAGTAAGCAGTTATTTAGGGTACAGCCAACATGGCATCTATTTACAGATGTTGATGGGTTAGATTCATTGGTAAGAGCAGGTGTGGGAATGGAGCATTCTGGAGATGCCCATGGTGAAGATTATATGATAACAACTTCATTTGAAAACTACTATACAATAAATGATTACTTTGCAATTGAAGGAAATGTTTATTATGATTATACATTTGGTGGGGATGGAGCTACTGATGGGCAGTATCATAATGTAGAGATAGAGGCTTATGCATATGCTAATTACCCGTTATATCAAAATGATGATATGAAAGTGGAAGCATTGTTTGAAGGTGGACTAGACCCTTATGGTTTTGGAAACAGACATTTTGATGATTTAAATGATGTCAATAAAGATAACAACAAAAATGGTGAAGACTATTATGTAGTATATTTAGAGCCTTCAGTAAAAGTAACTAAGCATTTAAATGAAACAAATAATGTTTACCTACAAGGTGGATACTATATTGAAAAGAATGAAGAAAATACAAGTAGTAACTATGATGATACAGCATTTGTAAGAGTGGGATTCACAAGTAAATTTTAA
- a CDS encoding FomA family porin-like outer membrane protein: MNKRGIALLAGLMTVGMVSFAMDDNSEMLTQEQKPLSIFNINDRVRFDENRLEMNGNLHLNENNRLEVRVRSYSNISDTFGSDTGAGTGKGETTNSTEMRMRLYTQTSVENMEVRTELKTNSYEGSANRQYFRVQPTYYLYNENDSFALLRAGFGYTHGTDGSDSYSFTSSSENVYTVNNYFSVEGNVYYDYTFASSSNEKHNVDVEAYAYLNYPLYEGNDVKVTALLEGGMDPYSFGARHFDDLTSVSGSEKGHETYVFYAEPSVKATKTLNENNSVYLQAGYYIETTSDNDKTGTTWKGSSDKYNDTGFVRVGFTSAF; the protein is encoded by the coding sequence ATGAACAAGAGAGGAATAGCTTTATTAGCTGGATTAATGACAGTTGGAATGGTATCATTTGCAATGGATGACAACTCAGAAATGTTAACACAAGAGCAAAAGCCATTAAGTATCTTTAATATCAATGACAGAGTAAGATTTGATGAAAACAGATTAGAGATGAATGGTAACTTACATTTAAATGAAAACAATAGATTAGAAGTAAGGGTTAGAAGTTACTCTAACATATCAGATACATTTGGTTCTGATACAGGTGCAGGAACAGGTAAAGGGGAAACTACTAACAGTACAGAGATGAGAATGAGATTATATACTCAAACTTCTGTAGAGAATATGGAAGTTAGAACCGAGTTAAAGACTAATTCATATGAAGGTAGTGCAAATAGACAATACTTCAGAGTACAACCAACTTACTACCTATACAATGAAAATGATTCATTTGCGTTATTAAGAGCTGGATTCGGATATACTCATGGAACTGATGGTAGCGATTCTTACTCGTTCACATCATCATCAGAGAATGTGTATACTGTAAACAACTACTTCTCAGTTGAAGGAAACGTTTATTATGACTATACATTTGCTTCAAGTAGTAATGAAAAGCATAATGTAGATGTAGAGGCGTATGCATATCTTAACTATCCACTATATGAAGGAAATGATGTAAAAGTAACAGCATTATTAGAGGGTGGAATGGACCCGTATTCATTCGGAGCTAGACATTTTGATGATTTAACTAGTGTAAGTGGAAGTGAAAAAGGACATGAAACATATGTATTCTATGCTGAGCCTTCAGTTAAAGCAACTAAGACATTAAATGAAAATAACTCAGTTTACTTACAAGCTGGTTACTATATTGAAACAACAAGTGACAACGATAAAACTGGTACAACTTGGAAAGGTTCTTCAGACAAGTATAATGACACTGGATTCGTAAGAGTTGGATTTACATCTGCATTCTAA
- a CDS encoding FomA family porin-like outer membrane protein, whose translation MNVKKIAVLAGLMTMGMITFAMEDSDAEVLTQEEKQLSIFNINDRVRFDENRLEMNGNFHLNKSNRLEMRLRHYSDIGYGSFGDTRESGNTADNRTEIRLRLHTQTSVENMVIRTELKTNTYGSGDGGNQQYFRVQPTWQLFADVENLSSYLRAGVGFKHTSPKIKDTTNDYSFTSSFENFYTINNYLAVEGNVYYDYTFVGEGSDDYNNVDIEAYVYANYPLYKSENGMKLEALLEGGFDPYSFGARHFTDLNNVSGSGVEGHETYVLYAEPSIQVSKLLDGNNSVFLQGGYYVEKNEKNSTGNVDDTAFIRFGYTSKF comes from the coding sequence ATGAATGTAAAAAAAATAGCTGTATTAGCGGGATTGATGACTATGGGGATGATAACTTTTGCAATGGAGGACAGTGATGCGGAAGTATTGACCCAGGAGGAAAAGCAATTAAGTATCTTTAATATCAATGACAGGGTGAGATTTGATGAGAATAGGTTAGAGATGAATGGAAACTTCCATCTGAATAAAAGTAATAGGTTAGAGATGAGACTTAGACACTATAGTGATATAGGGTATGGAAGTTTTGGAGATACCAGAGAGAGTGGTAATACTGCAGATAACAGGACAGAGATAAGATTAAGATTACACACTCAAACATCTGTGGAAAATATGGTGATCAGAACAGAGTTGAAGACAAACACATATGGCAGTGGTGACGGTGGTAACCAACAATATTTCAGGGTGCAGCCAACATGGCAATTATTTGCAGATGTTGAAAATCTGAGCTCCTACTTAAGGGCAGGTGTAGGGTTTAAACATACTTCACCAAAAATAAAAGATACAACTAATGATTATTCTTTTACATCATCATTTGAAAATTTCTATACAATAAATAATTATTTGGCAGTTGAAGGAAATGTCTATTATGACTATACTTTCGTCGGGGAAGGCTCTGATGACTATAATAATGTAGATATAGAAGCCTATGTATATGCTAATTATCCTCTTTATAAGTCTGAGAATGGTATGAAGTTAGAAGCACTCTTGGAGGGTGGATTTGATCCCTATTCATTTGGTGCCAGACATTTTACGGATCTAAATAATGTGAGCGGTAGCGGGGTAGAAGGACATGAGACTTATGTGTTATATGCAGAACCATCGATTCAAGTGAGTAAATTATTGGATGGAAATAATTCAGTTTTCTTACAAGGTGGATATTATGTTGAGAAAAATGAAAAAAACTCAACTGGGAATGTAGATGATACAGCCTTTATAAGATTTGGATATACAAGTAAGTTTTAA